One genomic window of Desulfuromonas sp. AOP6 includes the following:
- the mreC gene encoding rod shape-determining protein MreC, with product MLDLLKKYRTLFLLCAFVLSALLFYSTHLRHQERTTLFEKVVLILTGPLQQGMDVMVTTVADTWGRYLWLVGAEKDNRELHEENRRLKAELDQLEEVRLSNERLRKLLNFREDTQLPALPARVIGEDASGWFRTVVIDRGSADGVTEGLAVVVPEGAVGRIIAVAPGHARVLLVTDPSSAVASLVQRSRTRGVARGRGDSLSFEYALRDQDVAIGDRVISSGMGGIFPKGIVLGTVTQVAREGYRMFQEVEIVPAVDFDQLEEVLVLLKENP from the coding sequence ATGCTGGATCTGCTTAAAAAATACAGGACTCTTTTTCTTCTCTGCGCCTTCGTTCTTTCGGCGCTGCTCTTTTACTCGACCCATCTCCGCCATCAGGAACGGACCACTCTCTTTGAAAAGGTGGTTCTCATTCTTACCGGCCCCCTGCAACAGGGCATGGATGTCATGGTAACTACGGTTGCCGATACCTGGGGTCGCTATCTTTGGCTTGTGGGTGCTGAAAAGGACAATCGCGAACTCCACGAAGAAAACAGGCGCCTCAAGGCAGAGTTGGACCAACTTGAAGAAGTCCGTCTCAGTAACGAACGGCTTCGCAAGCTTCTTAATTTTAGAGAAGATACTCAGCTTCCCGCCCTCCCTGCCCGTGTCATCGGTGAGGATGCTTCCGGCTGGTTCCGTACGGTCGTCATCGACAGAGGCTCTGCTGACGGGGTCACAGAAGGGCTCGCCGTGGTCGTGCCCGAAGGTGCCGTTGGTCGAATTATTGCGGTTGCTCCGGGGCATGCCCGGGTGCTGCTGGTCACCGACCCCTCCTCGGCGGTTGCCTCCCTGGTTCAGAGAAGCCGCACACGCGGTGTGGCTCGCGGGCGCGGGGATAGTCTGTCCTTTGAATATGCCCTGCGTGACCAGGATGTCGCCATTGGTGACCGCGTGATCAGTTCCGGGATGGGAGGGATATTTCCCAAGGGGATCGTCCTCGGCACCGTGACCCAGGTGGCTCGCGAAGGCTATCGTATGTTTCAGGAGGTCGAGATAGTCCCCGCCGTCGATTTCGACCAGTTGGAAGAGGTTCTTGTTTTGTTGAAGGAAAACCCATGA
- the mreD gene encoding rod shape-determining protein MreD, with amino-acid sequence MSRAVYVYFFIGYLFILLQTSLLPVLLPFKLQPDLLLILIVYVGLLENFVRGSLLAFALGCLFDVFAGHYLGLHGFVLLVIFLLVRGTVNRFNTENSLLLLLMAFAGTFIQGGLLVFSLKFFAHAGSVAALILWRLLPQAMLNLLATWLLLTGCLLIQKRFFPRGSIPGLQKLR; translated from the coding sequence ATGAGCCGGGCTGTTTATGTTTATTTTTTTATCGGCTACCTGTTTATCCTTTTGCAGACATCATTACTGCCCGTTCTGCTCCCCTTCAAGCTCCAGCCTGACCTGCTCCTGATTCTTATCGTCTACGTCGGTCTGCTGGAAAATTTTGTGCGCGGCAGTCTGCTGGCCTTTGCCCTGGGGTGCCTGTTTGATGTTTTTGCCGGGCATTACCTTGGACTTCATGGCTTTGTTCTCCTGGTTATTTTCCTTCTCGTCCGTGGAACCGTCAATCGCTTCAATACGGAAAATTCTCTGCTTCTGCTCCTTATGGCCTTTGCCGGAACGTTCATCCAGGGCGGCCTTCTGGTTTTTTCACTGAAATTCTTCGCTCATGCCGGCTCTGTTGCTGCGCTTATCCTATGGCGCTTGTTGCCGCAAGCTATGCTCAATCTCCTGGCTACCTGGCTCCTTCTGACAGGGTGTCTGCTGATTCAAAAACGCTTTTTTCCCCGCGGGAGCATTCCCGGGCTACAGAAACTGAGATAG